One part of the Helicobacter cetorum MIT 99-5656 genome encodes these proteins:
- a CDS encoding efflux RND transporter periplasmic adaptor subunit, translated as MSVFLGAKDYQEIILNEQQLKRMDLQVVRLDREIFSKGLPFNAYIDFDSKSSVVQSLSFDASVVAVYKREGERVRVGDVICEVSSIDLSNLYFELQNNQNKLNIATDITNKDLELYKAGVISKREYQTSYLISQEMRLKVEQLESTFKGFGIDPKKPKGNYGFRIVARDSGLLSVAPKNAGEKILAFTSYVRISKSNNLIARIKLPVDVSKYVKHDSLIYSSDGMWIGEIQSVSVVLDRSSNTILATALISEKSYHVGEMVEVYIQGSQPKDSVLVPSKALIRNGKDYLVFIRTLKGFKPVAVEVLEERNKIFVVSSKNLQPTDSVAMGALIGLKGMINHLGED; from the coding sequence ATGAGTGTTTTTCTAGGGGCAAAAGATTATCAAGAAATTATTCTAAACGAGCAACAACTCAAGCGAATGGATTTGCAAGTCGTTAGACTAGACAGAGAGATTTTTAGCAAAGGACTTCCTTTTAACGCTTACATTGATTTTGACAGCAAAAGCTCTGTGGTTCAAAGTTTGAGTTTTGATGCTTCAGTAGTAGCTGTTTATAAAAGAGAAGGTGAGCGTGTGAGAGTGGGCGATGTGATTTGTGAAGTCAGCTCCATTGATTTAAGCAATTTGTATTTTGAATTACAAAACAACCAAAATAAGTTAAATATCGCTACGGACATCACTAATAAAGATTTAGAGCTATATAAAGCGGGAGTTATTTCTAAAAGAGAATACCAAACCAGCTACTTAATCAGTCAAGAAATGAGACTCAAAGTAGAGCAATTGGAAAGCACTTTTAAAGGCTTTGGCATAGACCCCAAAAAGCCTAAAGGCAATTATGGTTTTAGAATTGTTGCAAGAGATAGTGGTTTATTATCCGTTGCCCCTAAGAATGCGGGTGAAAAAATTTTAGCTTTCACCAGTTATGTGCGTATTTCTAAGAGCAACAACTTGATTGCACGCATTAAATTACCGGTAGATGTGTCTAAATACGTCAAACATGATTCTTTGATTTATAGCAGTGATGGCATGTGGATAGGCGAAATTCAAAGCGTTTCAGTCGTTTTAGATAGGAGTTCTAACACCATTTTAGCAACAGCTCTTATCAGTGAGAAGAGCTATCATGTGGGCGAAATGGTAGAAGTGTATATTCAAGGCTCACAACCTAAGGATTCTGTATTAGTTCCTTCAAAAGCTTTGATTAGAAATGGTAAGGATTACCTAGTGTTTATTAGAACTCTTAAGGGTTTTAAACCTGTAGCGGTTGAAGTCTTAGAAGAACGCAACAAGATTTTTGTGGTGAGTAGTAAGAATTTACAGCCCACTGATAGTGTCGCTATGGGGGCGTTAATCGGGTTAAAGGGCATGATAAACCACTTAGGGGAAGATTGA
- a CDS encoding TolC family protein, which yields MGILKKLRFNLFKRFLKHKVFFLVLFIGVLDAKVFTLKEFFKEVETNSMELIAKKADFKSRLNEQHSVNSWDFPYIDNETSMVKNFQGIIEAQPRTVLVIKPKLPWVSTLLSKSLSIKTIQYDKSYTLSKNLAFIGAKRLYLTYVMTKEKYQVYVQREANFFSQLKIAKEKVKAGSMSEKDYINFNNSYLESKLAKTNIETRLINLEKMLDTMLAIVEPVKQDAHFDTHLNHLHDVKVIGLDFEYVRLEAQSLKHKLNRSLYVDILDLTAKDYGVNAKLASRDVFNSFEFGLGAESYNSSTNFSMEVRIPLPVTPKNIYQKRKFLDLQSGALAQNEVMKRNIRINANSYLNQLKTKEAYIEVQKEAIANKKRLMEMGRIAYEAQKIGLFEYLIYQNSYMDALIALAQAKIEYIDITALLEETLGESLTRLGDLH from the coding sequence TTGGGGATATTAAAGAAATTGCGATTTAATTTATTCAAACGCTTTTTGAAGCACAAGGTTTTTTTCTTAGTTCTCTTTATAGGGGTGCTTGACGCTAAGGTGTTTACCCTAAAGGAATTTTTTAAAGAAGTAGAAACTAACTCCATGGAGTTAATCGCTAAAAAGGCTGATTTTAAGAGCCGATTGAATGAGCAACATTCTGTAAATTCTTGGGATTTTCCTTATATTGATAATGAAACTTCTATGGTGAAGAACTTTCAGGGCATTATAGAAGCACAGCCTAGAACCGTTTTAGTGATTAAGCCAAAACTTCCATGGGTTAGCACTTTGTTGTCTAAAAGCCTTTCTATCAAAACCATTCAATATGATAAAAGCTATACTCTAAGCAAAAATCTAGCCTTTATCGGTGCTAAACGCCTATACTTGACTTATGTAATGACTAAGGAAAAATATCAAGTGTATGTGCAACGAGAAGCTAACTTTTTTTCGCAACTCAAAATCGCTAAAGAAAAAGTTAAAGCCGGTAGCATGAGCGAAAAGGATTATATTAACTTCAACAATTCGTATTTAGAATCCAAATTAGCTAAGACAAACATTGAAACCAGACTGATAAATTTAGAAAAAATGCTAGATACCATGCTGGCGATTGTAGAGCCAGTAAAACAAGACGCTCATTTTGACACCCATTTAAACCACTTGCATGATGTAAAGGTAATAGGCTTAGATTTTGAATATGTGCGTTTAGAAGCACAATCTTTAAAGCACAAATTAAACCGCTCTTTGTATGTGGATATTTTGGATTTAACGGCTAAGGATTATGGGGTCAATGCTAAATTAGCCAGTAGAGATGTGTTTAATAGCTTTGAGTTTGGGCTTGGGGCTGAGAGCTATAACTCTTCTACAAACTTTTCTATGGAAGTGCGTATTCCTTTACCAGTAACCCCAAAAAATATCTACCAAAAGCGAAAATTTTTGGATTTACAAAGCGGAGCGCTCGCACAAAATGAAGTGATGAAAAGAAACATTAGAATCAATGCCAACTCCTATTTAAACCAGCTCAAAACCAAAGAAGCATACATTGAAGTTCAAAAAGAAGCCATTGCAAATAAAAAGCGTTTAATGGAGATGGGACGCATTGCTTATGAAGCCCAAAAAATCGGGCTTTTTGAATACTTGATTTATCAAAATTCTTACATGGACGCTCTCATTGCCCTAGCTCAAGCCAAAATTGAATACATTGATATTACTGCTCTTTTAGAAGAGACTTTAGGGGAGAGTTTGACGAGATTAGGAGATTTGCATTGA
- the glyS gene encoding glycine--tRNA ligase subunit beta gives MSSDELLVEILTEELPAQALLNEYKEMPKKLQTLFQKYALEVENIEIFYTPRRLCLSIKDFPLSTKETKEEFFGAPIEIACNNKDKTQGLNAVGLGFYKKLGLELKDNKNFQTAFKNNKEVLYHVKFAGAMPTTEFLIMPIIMEFLESLNFGKSMRWASVEKGFIRPIHNICVLLEKRMLFKDWERWNEWYSENINRVYCAKIQQATQVHRQESFEYIKVGSPKEYFETLEKHHVILDPKKRETKILQEIKELEKKHNIVVEIDTDLLKEVIAITEYPTALFGEFDKEFLKLPSEIIITSMKENQRYFATFNKDSKLLHNGFIVVSNAIGKDKQKIILGNQKVLKARLSDAVFFYENDLKKPLDNAPLENVVFVQGLGTLKDKVERELIIAKYLTQKYSSHLNMPSEKALELILRAIKIAKADLLTEVVYEFTELQGIMGYYYALAQNEDKLVALSIKEQYLPTSENAPLPSNVFSAIVSLSLKIDSLFALFSMGKIPSGSKDPFALRRMGLGLLKIISHYELDFDLKVDLENILQKVGVYRSFDLEMLEKFLLERFANLIECNPSIIRSVLNANERDVVKIIQKVKALKRFLDNPKNAQKKELLFSAFKRLANINKDRNLNEPSDFSKNLFKELEEHALFKAHDVLKSSDFKDLDSKIEAYFGLYEPLEEYFKNVLVMDKDKEIQENRKNFLLHIYKGFLEIGDIKEIAI, from the coding sequence TTGAGTTCAGATGAATTATTAGTAGAGATTTTAACCGAAGAATTACCCGCACAAGCATTGCTGAATGAATATAAAGAAATGCCTAAAAAGCTCCAAACCCTTTTTCAAAAATACGCTCTGGAAGTAGAAAATATAGAGATTTTTTACACCCCTAGGCGTTTGTGTTTATCTATCAAAGATTTTCCCCTTTCAACCAAAGAGACTAAAGAAGAGTTTTTTGGAGCACCCATTGAAATTGCTTGTAACAATAAGGATAAAACACAAGGTTTGAATGCGGTGGGTTTAGGGTTTTATAAGAAATTAGGCTTAGAATTAAAAGATAATAAAAACTTCCAAACAGCTTTCAAGAATAATAAAGAAGTGCTTTATCATGTTAAGTTTGCTGGAGCAATGCCTACGACAGAATTTTTAATTATGCCTATTATTATGGAGTTTTTAGAGAGTTTGAATTTTGGAAAATCTATGCGTTGGGCTAGTGTAGAAAAAGGCTTTATTAGACCTATTCATAATATTTGTGTGTTGCTTGAGAAAAGAATGCTTTTTAAAGATTGGGAAAGATGGAATGAGTGGTATAGTGAAAATATCAATAGGGTTTATTGTGCCAAAATTCAGCAAGCCACACAAGTGCATAGACAAGAGAGTTTTGAATACATTAAGGTTGGTAGCCCTAAAGAATATTTTGAGACTTTAGAAAAACACCATGTTATTTTAGACCCAAAAAAGCGTGAAACTAAAATCCTACAAGAGATTAAAGAGCTAGAAAAAAAGCACAATATTGTCGTAGAGATTGATACAGACTTACTCAAAGAAGTCATAGCGATTACGGAATACCCCACAGCACTTTTTGGGGAGTTTGACAAGGAATTTTTGAAATTACCCAGTGAAATTATTATCACTTCTATGAAAGAAAACCAACGCTATTTTGCTACCTTTAATAAAGACAGCAAGCTACTACACAACGGCTTTATTGTGGTGAGTAACGCCATTGGCAAAGATAAGCAAAAAATCATTCTAGGCAATCAAAAGGTTTTAAAAGCTCGTTTAAGTGATGCAGTTTTCTTTTATGAAAATGATTTGAAAAAGCCCTTAGATAACGCTCCTTTAGAGAATGTTGTCTTTGTGCAAGGCTTAGGAACTTTAAAAGATAAAGTGGAGCGTGAGTTAATTATTGCTAAATATCTGACACAAAAATATTCTTCACATTTAAACATGCCTTCAGAAAAAGCCCTTGAACTCATTCTTAGAGCCATTAAAATCGCTAAGGCGGATTTACTGACTGAAGTGGTGTATGAATTTACAGAGCTTCAAGGGATTATGGGCTATTACTACGCTTTAGCCCAAAATGAAGACAAGCTCGTTGCTTTGAGTATCAAAGAGCAATATTTACCCACAAGTGAAAACGCTCCCTTACCCTCTAATGTCTTTAGTGCGATAGTTTCTTTAAGCCTTAAGATAGATAGCTTGTTCGCCCTTTTTAGTATGGGTAAAATTCCTAGTGGCTCTAAAGACCCTTTTGCGTTAAGGCGTATGGGATTAGGGCTATTAAAAATTATTTCTCACTATGAATTAGATTTTGATTTAAAAGTAGATTTAGAAAATATACTACAGAAAGTGGGTGTTTATAGAAGCTTTGATTTGGAGATGTTAGAGAAGTTTTTGCTAGAACGATTTGCTAATCTAATAGAGTGTAACCCTTCAATCATTAGAAGCGTGCTTAATGCAAATGAGCGAGATGTGGTGAAAATCATTCAAAAAGTCAAAGCCTTGAAACGCTTTTTAGATAACCCAAAGAACGCTCAAAAGAAAGAATTGCTTTTTAGTGCTTTCAAACGCCTAGCTAACATTAATAAAGATAGAAATCTCAATGAGCCTAGCGATTTTTCAAAAAATCTTTTTAAAGAGTTAGAAGAGCATGCCCTTTTTAAGGCGCATGATGTATTAAAGTCTAGCGACTTCAAGGATTTAGATAGCAAAATAGAAGCTTATTTTGGTTTGTATGAGCCTTTAGAAGAGTATTTTAAAAATGTGCTTGTTATGGATAAGGATAAAGAAATTCAAGAAAATCGTAAGAATTTCTTATTGCATATCTATAAGGGTTTCTTAGAAATTGGGGATATTAAAGAAATTGCGATTTAA
- the gpmI gene encoding 2,3-bisphosphoglycerate-independent phosphoglycerate mutase translates to MAQKTLLIITDGIGYRKDSDYNAFFHAKKPTYDLMFETLPYSLIDTHGLSVGLPKGQMGNSEVGHMCIGAGRVLYQDLVKISLSIQNDELKNNTAFLDTIHKSKVVHLMGLMSDGGVHSHIEHFIALALESQKLNKKVHLHLITDGRDVAPKSALTYLEQMQAICNENIQIATLSGRFYAMDRDKRFERIELAYNSLMGLTNPTSLSPSEYIKSQYNENITDEFILPTCFKGYLGMQDDESFIFVNFRNDRAKEIVSALGDKDFNAFKRQTFKKLHIATMTPYDKTFSYPILFPKENIQNTLAEVVSSHNLTQSHIAETEKYAHVTFFINGGVETPFKNENRVLIASPKVATYDLKPEMSAKEVTLAVLEQMKLGTDLIIVNFANGDMVGHTGNFEASIKAVEVVDECLGKILSLAKELDYAMLLTSDHGNCEHMKDENHNPLTNHTAGSVYCFVLGNGVKALKNGALNNIASSVLKLMGIKAPEVMDEPLF, encoded by the coding sequence ATGGCACAAAAAACTCTTCTCATTATTACTGACGGCATAGGGTATCGTAAAGATAGCGATTATAATGCCTTCTTTCATGCTAAAAAACCCACTTATGACTTGATGTTTGAAACTTTGCCTTATAGTCTCATTGACACACATGGCTTAAGCGTAGGCTTACCCAAAGGACAAATGGGAAATTCTGAAGTGGGGCATATGTGTATCGGGGCTGGTAGAGTGCTTTATCAAGATTTAGTCAAAATTTCTTTAAGTATTCAAAATGATGAGCTTAAAAACAACACCGCTTTTTTAGATACTATCCATAAAAGCAAGGTTGTTCATCTTATGGGGCTTATGAGTGATGGAGGCGTGCATTCACATATTGAGCATTTTATCGCTCTAGCACTAGAAAGTCAAAAACTCAATAAAAAAGTCCATTTACATTTAATCACTGATGGCAGAGATGTCGCTCCTAAAAGTGCTTTAACTTATTTAGAACAAATGCAAGCTATTTGTAATGAAAACATTCAAATCGCTACTCTTAGCGGACGATTTTACGCCATGGATAGAGACAAACGCTTTGAGAGAATTGAACTCGCTTATAACAGCCTAATGGGTCTTACAAATCCCACCTCTTTAAGCCCTAGTGAATATATCAAAAGTCAGTATAATGAAAATATCACCGATGAATTTATTTTACCCACTTGCTTTAAAGGTTATTTAGGCATGCAAGATGATGAGAGCTTTATTTTTGTAAACTTCAGAAATGATAGAGCTAAAGAAATAGTGAGTGCTTTAGGCGATAAAGATTTTAATGCTTTCAAGCGTCAAACTTTTAAAAAACTCCATATCGCTACCATGACGCCTTATGACAAAACATTTTCCTACCCTATTTTATTTCCTAAAGAAAACATTCAAAACACGCTCGCTGAAGTTGTCTCTTCTCACAACCTAACTCAAAGCCATATCGCTGAGACTGAAAAATACGCCCATGTAACTTTCTTTATCAATGGTGGAGTAGAGACCCCTTTTAAAAATGAAAATAGAGTGCTTATTGCTAGCCCTAAAGTGGCTACTTATGACTTAAAGCCTGAAATGAGTGCCAAAGAAGTAACCCTTGCAGTATTAGAACAAATGAAACTAGGCACTGATTTAATCATTGTTAATTTTGCTAATGGTGATATGGTGGGGCATACCGGAAATTTTGAAGCAAGCATAAAAGCTGTAGAAGTGGTAGATGAATGCTTAGGAAAAATCCTTTCATTAGCTAAAGAATTAGATTATGCCATGCTTTTAACAAGCGACCATGGAAATTGCGAGCATATGAAAGATGAGAACCATAATCCCTTAACCAATCACACCGCTGGAAGTGTGTATTGCTTTGTTTTAGGAAATGGTGTCAAAGCCTTAAAAAACGGAGCCTTAAACAACATCGCTAGTAGCGTTCTGAAACTTATGGGTATTAAAGCCCCAGAAGTCATGGATGAACCCCTATTTTAA
- the gatC gene encoding Asp-tRNA(Asn)/Glu-tRNA(Gln) amidotransferase subunit GatC has product MQIDDKLLQRLEKLSMLEIKDEHKESVKSHLAETLGFVENIFALETSDLNTNTKLSTPLREDIAQNEPSVAQDILNQSKHSHDNYFIVPKIIE; this is encoded by the coding sequence ATGCAAATTGATGATAAATTATTACAACGCTTAGAAAAATTAAGCATGCTAGAGATTAAAGATGAGCATAAAGAAAGTGTTAAAAGCCATTTAGCTGAGACTTTAGGCTTTGTAGAAAATATTTTTGCTTTAGAAACAAGCGATTTAAACACTAACACCAAGCTAAGCACCCCCCTAAGAGAAGATATAGCACAAAATGAGCCTAGCGTAGCACAAGATATTTTAAATCAAAGCAAGCACAGCCACGATAACTACTTCATTGTGCCTAAGATTATTGAATAG
- a CDS encoding ferritin, translated as MLSQDTIKLLNEQVNKEMNASNLYMSMSSWCYTHSLDGAGLFLFDHAAEEYEHAKKLIVFLNENNVPVQLNNINAPEHKFENLIQIFQKAYAHEQHISESISNIVDHALKSKDYATFNFLQWYVAEQHEEEVLFKDILDKIELIGNESHGLYLADQYIKGIAKNKKA; from the coding sequence ATGTTATCACAAGATACCATTAAATTACTAAACGAACAAGTCAATAAGGAAATGAACGCTTCTAACTTGTATATGAGCATGAGTTCATGGTGCTATACCCATAGCTTAGATGGCGCGGGACTTTTCTTGTTTGACCATGCGGCTGAAGAATATGAGCATGCCAAAAAGCTTATCGTATTCTTAAATGAAAACAATGTGCCTGTGCAATTAAACAATATTAATGCCCCTGAGCATAAGTTTGAAAATTTAATCCAAATTTTCCAAAAAGCATACGCCCATGAGCAACATATCAGTGAGTCTATCAGCAATATAGTAGACCACGCTTTAAAAAGCAAGGACTATGCGACTTTCAATTTCTTGCAATGGTATGTGGCTGAGCAACACGAAGAAGAAGTGCTTTTCAAGGATATTTTAGATAAAATTGAGTTGATTGGCAATGAAAGCCATGGCTTGTATTTAGCTGACCAGTATATCAAAGGGATTGCTAAAAACAAGAAAGCTTAA
- the serB gene encoding phosphoserine phosphatase SerB, giving the protein MQKLAVFDFDSTLVDAESIECLARAWGVFDEVREITSKAMNGEIDFHKSLVLRVSKLKNMPLELAKEVCENLALFEGATELINALKEKNYKVVCFSGGFDLATNYYRDLLNLDASFSNTLCVENDTLNGLVTGHMMFSHSKGTMLLALQRLLNISKENTLVVGDGANDLSMFKHAHTKIAFNAKEVLKKHATHCINEPNLALIIPYI; this is encoded by the coding sequence GTGCAAAAACTAGCCGTTTTTGATTTTGATTCCACGCTTGTAGATGCCGAGAGTATTGAATGCTTAGCAAGGGCGTGGGGGGTGTTTGATGAAGTGAGAGAAATCACTTCAAAAGCCATGAATGGCGAGATAGATTTTCACAAAAGTCTTGTTTTAAGGGTGTCCAAACTCAAAAACATGCCCTTAGAGTTAGCCAAAGAAGTTTGCGAAAATCTAGCTTTGTTTGAAGGAGCGACTGAGTTAATCAATGCTCTAAAAGAGAAAAATTACAAGGTGGTTTGCTTTAGTGGGGGCTTTGATTTAGCAACGAATTATTACAGAGATTTATTAAACCTAGATGCGAGTTTTAGCAACACACTTTGTGTAGAAAATGACACATTAAATGGTTTAGTAACAGGACACATGATGTTTTCGCACTCCAAAGGCACAATGCTACTAGCTTTACAACGCTTGCTTAATATCAGCAAAGAAAACACCTTGGTTGTAGGTGATGGGGCGAATGATTTGAGCATGTTTAAGCATGCTCATACAAAAATCGCCTTTAATGCTAAAGAAGTTCTAAAAAAGCATGCCACACATTGCATTAATGAACCTAATTTAGCTCTGATTATTCCTTATATTTGA
- a CDS encoding uracil-DNA glycosylase family protein — protein MERLLGETYTNISPTKTPTKPLNKQVHESVENCNLCKRHQNSRPVAGLFNPQSKLTFITLTPMLDTQLNFLDNLKAMMLQNIIQKVFHASLRDCNILSLLKCNSNSLNLEEEINACLPHLIWQLDSSVSKLVIVFGETLLKYLLNLSKEESFGRMVSLKAKRFLSTHALEDMLKNPTLKKEALTHFKVALDFLN, from the coding sequence ATGGAGCGTCTTTTGGGTGAAACCTATACAAATATTAGTCCTACAAAAACCCCCACTAAGCCCCTTAATAAACAAGTCCATGAGAGTGTAGAAAATTGCAATTTATGCAAACGCCATCAAAACTCAAGGCCTGTTGCTGGGCTTTTTAACCCTCAATCCAAGCTCACTTTTATTACGCTCACTCCCATGCTAGATACTCAATTAAATTTTTTAGATAATTTGAAGGCAATGATGCTACAGAACATTATTCAAAAAGTTTTTCATGCTTCTTTGAGAGATTGTAATATTTTATCGCTTCTTAAATGCAATTCTAATAGCCTTAATCTAGAAGAAGAAATCAATGCTTGCTTGCCCCATTTAATATGGCAGTTAGATAGTAGTGTTTCAAAACTGGTAATTGTATTTGGCGAGACCTTGCTCAAATACCTTTTAAATCTCTCTAAAGAAGAGTCGTTTGGTCGCATGGTGAGCTTAAAAGCAAAACGGTTTTTAAGCACGCATGCTTTAGAAGACATGCTCAAAAACCCAACGCTCAAAAAAGAAGCCTTGACACATTTTAAAGTGGCGCTTGATTTTTTGAATTAG
- the aspA gene encoding aspartate ammonia-lyase, whose product MRIEHDFIGEMEISNEVYYGIQTLRASENFFITNDKLSSYPIFIRSFAQVKKAAALANAELGLIDEKVKIAICHACDLLIDDKHHDQFIVDMIQGGAGTSTNMNVNEVISNLALEYMGHKKGEYEFCHPNDHVNRSQSTNDAYPSALKIAIYERLSNLVAPMKALRDVFAKKAKEFSHVIKMGRTQLQDAVPMTLGQEFETYALMIDKDIEQVLDARNWVRELNLGGTAIGTGINSHPDYRGLIEKKIQEVTGRPFVVAHNLIEATQSTGAYVQVSGVLKRIAVKLSKICNDLRLLSSGPRAGLNEINLPKMQPGSSIMPGKVNPVIPEVVNQVCFAVIGNDLSVALAAEGGQLQLNVFEPVIAYKLFHSFVILGRAIETLTTKCVEGITANEKICSDYVFNSIGIVTALNPHIGYEKSASIAKEALKSGRSIYDITLEKKILTKEQLDDIFKPENMLSPHTFKKHKD is encoded by the coding sequence ATGCGCATTGAACATGATTTCATCGGAGAAATGGAAATTAGCAACGAAGTTTATTATGGGATTCAAACTTTAAGAGCGAGTGAGAATTTTTTTATCACTAATGACAAGCTTTCTAGCTACCCTATTTTTATTAGGTCTTTTGCTCAAGTCAAAAAAGCAGCCGCTCTAGCTAATGCAGAGTTGGGTTTGATTGATGAAAAAGTTAAGATTGCTATTTGTCATGCATGCGATTTGTTGATAGATGACAAGCACCATGACCAGTTCATTGTAGATATGATTCAAGGGGGGGCTGGCACAAGCACTAACATGAATGTGAATGAAGTCATTTCTAATTTAGCTTTAGAATACATGGGGCATAAAAAGGGCGAGTATGAATTTTGCCACCCTAATGACCATGTTAACCGCTCTCAATCTACAAATGATGCCTATCCTAGTGCTTTAAAAATTGCCATTTATGAGCGATTGAGCAATTTGGTAGCTCCCATGAAAGCCTTGCGCGATGTTTTTGCCAAAAAAGCTAAGGAATTTTCTCATGTGATTAAAATGGGGCGCACCCAGCTTCAAGACGCTGTGCCTATGACTTTAGGGCAAGAGTTTGAAACTTATGCTTTGATGATTGATAAGGATATTGAGCAAGTTTTAGACGCTAGAAATTGGGTAAGAGAGCTTAATTTAGGTGGCACTGCTATTGGCACAGGAATCAATTCGCACCCTGATTATCGTGGCTTGATTGAAAAGAAAATCCAAGAAGTAACGGGTCGCCCTTTTGTGGTCGCTCATAACTTAATAGAAGCCACTCAAAGCACGGGAGCGTATGTGCAAGTGAGCGGGGTATTAAAGCGTATTGCTGTAAAACTTTCTAAGATTTGTAATGACTTAAGATTGTTAAGTTCAGGTCCTAGAGCGGGGCTAAACGAAATTAATTTGCCTAAAATGCAACCGGGTAGTTCCATAATGCCTGGTAAGGTTAACCCTGTAATTCCAGAGGTAGTTAATCAAGTGTGCTTTGCGGTAATCGGAAATGATTTGAGTGTGGCACTAGCCGCAGAAGGTGGACAATTACAATTGAATGTGTTTGAGCCTGTCATTGCTTACAAACTATTCCATTCTTTTGTGATTTTAGGGCGTGCGATTGAAACTTTAACGACTAAATGTGTAGAAGGTATTACGGCTAATGAGAAGATTTGTAGCGATTATGTGTTTAATAGTATCGGCATTGTTACCGCACTCAACCCTCACATTGGCTATGAAAAATCCGCTTCCATTGCTAAAGAAGCTTTGAAAAGCGGCCGCTCTATCTATGACATCACTCTAGAAAAGAAAATCTTAACCAAAGAACAATTAGATGATATTTTTAAGCCAGAAAACATGCTAAGCCCTCATACTTTCAAAAAGCACAAAGACTAA